In Paenibacillus hexagrammi, the following are encoded in one genomic region:
- the upp gene encoding uracil phosphoribosyltransferase gives MGKVFICDHPLIQHKLTYIRDENTNTKDFRELVDEVATLMAYEITRDIPLEHVQVKTPVTTADCRIISGRMLGLIPILRAGLGMVDGILKLLPAAKVGHVGLYRDPETLQPVEYYVKLPTDVLERELIVIDPMLATGGSANAAIEVLKRRGCTQIKLMCLIAAPEGIKAVQNEHPNVDIYVAAVDDYLNDHGYIVPGLGDAGDRLFGTK, from the coding sequence ATGGGGAAAGTATTTATCTGTGATCATCCGCTTATCCAACACAAACTTACATATATTCGTGATGAAAATACGAATACAAAAGACTTCCGCGAGCTCGTAGACGAAGTCGCGACGCTAATGGCTTACGAGATTACCCGCGATATCCCGCTAGAGCACGTACAGGTGAAGACGCCAGTGACGACTGCAGATTGCCGTATTATTTCCGGCAGAATGCTGGGGCTTATCCCAATTCTGCGTGCAGGTCTAGGGATGGTAGACGGCATTCTTAAGCTGCTTCCTGCAGCTAAGGTCGGACACGTCGGCTTGTACCGCGACCCGGAGACACTTCAACCGGTGGAGTACTATGTGAAGCTTCCAACGGATGTCCTGGAGCGGGAGCTGATTGTCATTGACCCGATGCTGGCAACCGGGGGCTCGGCGAATGCAGCAATTGAAGTGCTAAAACGCAGAGGCTGCACGCAGATCAAGCTGATGTGCCTGATTGCAGCGCCGGAAGGCATTAAAGCCGTGCAAAATGAGCATCCAAACGTGGACATCTACGTGGCGGCTGTAGACGATTATCTGAACGATCATGGCTATATTGTTCCTGGTCTTGGAGATGCAGGGGACCGTTTGTTCGGTACGAAATAA
- a CDS encoding low molecular weight phosphatase family protein, protein MPLKKTYTLKEYVEDDPKVIQVVEEREKLISELQLKQALSEPITDEERQRYMMLDLQAPDYDISDPFGGPIEVYRETAAEIDQFLDKLIPKIREWQSRSKS, encoded by the coding sequence ATGCCGTTGAAAAAAACGTATACACTAAAAGAGTACGTTGAGGATGACCCGAAGGTAATCCAGGTGGTAGAAGAGCGGGAAAAGCTCATTAGCGAGCTTCAATTGAAGCAAGCCCTATCCGAGCCGATTACAGATGAAGAACGCCAGCGATATATGATGCTTGACCTGCAGGCCCCCGACTATGATATTTCCGATCCTTTCGGAGGACCCATTGAGGTATACCGGGAGACAGCCGCAGAGATTGATCAATTTCTCGATAAGCTGATCCCTAAGATTCGTGAATGGCAGTCCCGCTCAAAGTCTTAA
- the glyA gene encoding serine hydroxymethyltransferase: MSTNFLSKQDPKIAEAMNLELGRQRDKIELIASENIVSEAVMEAMGTVLTNKYAEGYPGKRYYGGCEYVDVVEDIARDRAKELFGAEHANVQPHSGAQANMAVYLAALNHGDTVLGMNLAHGGHLTHGSPVNASGILYNFVAYGVSEKDFRIDYDDVRKAAFKHKPRMIVAGASAYPRIIDFEALASIANDVGALFFVDMAHIAGLVAAGLHPNPVPHAHFVTTTTHKTLRGPRGGMILTRKSWAAAIDKAVFPGSQGGPLMHTIAAKAVSFGEALQPEFKEYAKKVVSNAQVLAESLQAEGINLVSGGTDNHLMLVDLRNLNITGKDAEHVLDEIGITANKNAIPFDPTSPFITSGIRLGTPAVTSRGMDAEAMKTIAKVIGMTLKNPKDEAILEKASGMVKDLTAQYPLYPGLSY, from the coding sequence ATGTCTACGAATTTTTTGAGCAAGCAGGATCCAAAAATCGCGGAAGCGATGAACCTTGAGCTAGGTCGCCAGCGCGACAAAATTGAATTGATTGCTTCCGAGAACATTGTCAGCGAAGCTGTAATGGAAGCAATGGGTACGGTCCTTACCAATAAATATGCGGAAGGCTACCCAGGCAAAAGATACTACGGCGGCTGTGAATACGTCGATGTCGTAGAAGATATTGCACGTGACCGCGCGAAAGAATTGTTCGGTGCTGAGCATGCGAACGTGCAGCCTCACTCCGGTGCCCAAGCTAATATGGCGGTATACTTGGCAGCATTGAATCATGGTGATACCGTCCTGGGTATGAATCTGGCGCACGGCGGCCACTTGACTCACGGCAGCCCGGTTAACGCATCCGGTATCCTGTACAACTTCGTTGCTTACGGCGTTAGCGAAAAAGATTTCCGCATTGATTACGACGATGTCCGCAAAGCGGCATTCAAACATAAGCCTCGCATGATCGTAGCGGGCGCAAGCGCGTATCCGCGTATCATCGACTTCGAAGCACTGGCTTCCATCGCTAACGATGTAGGCGCATTGTTCTTCGTAGATATGGCACATATCGCAGGTCTCGTAGCTGCAGGCTTGCATCCAAACCCAGTGCCACACGCGCATTTTGTTACAACAACAACGCACAAAACGCTTCGCGGTCCTCGCGGCGGTATGATTTTGACCCGCAAATCCTGGGCGGCAGCGATCGATAAAGCGGTATTCCCTGGCTCCCAAGGCGGACCATTGATGCACACCATCGCAGCTAAAGCCGTATCCTTCGGCGAAGCTTTGCAGCCTGAATTCAAAGAGTATGCGAAGAAAGTCGTCAGCAATGCTCAAGTTCTAGCTGAGTCCCTGCAAGCGGAAGGCATTAACCTGGTTTCCGGCGGTACGGATAACCACTTGATGCTCGTTGACCTGCGCAACCTGAACATCACAGGTAAAGATGCAGAGCATGTACTGGACGAAATCGGTATTACAGCGAACAAAAATGCAATTCCTTTCGATCCTACAAGTCCGTTTATCACTAGCGGTATCCGTTTGGGTACGCCAGCAGTGACTTCCCGCGGCATGGATGCTGAAGCGATGAAGACAATTGCTAAAGTCATCGGCATGACACTGAAAAATCCGAAGGATGAAGCTATTTTGGAAAAAGCAAGCGGTATGGTGAAAGATTTGACAGCTCAGTACCCGCTTTACCCAGGTTTGAGCTACTAA
- a CDS encoding arsenate reductase/protein-tyrosine-phosphatase family protein — protein MRILFVCTGNTCRSPLAEGLLRIKVQKEGLAAEVRSAGVSAFTGGDISANSASILQEAGFRIPSVLWLSKPQKSNGQISY, from the coding sequence TTGCGAATTCTTTTTGTCTGTACAGGAAATACGTGCCGAAGTCCACTCGCGGAAGGGTTGCTGCGTATCAAGGTGCAAAAAGAAGGACTTGCGGCTGAGGTCCGTTCTGCTGGCGTATCGGCATTCACCGGAGGGGATATTTCGGCGAACAGCGCCTCTATTTTGCAGGAAGCGGGTTTCAGGATACCATCCGTTCTCTGGCTGTCCAAGCCTCAGAAGTCGAATGGGCAGATCTCATACTAA
- a CDS encoding TIGR01440 family protein: MSDSILESVAEGVEANLRALVQAGGLKPGQLLVVGTSTSEVVGQRIGTSGTLDVAQPIFQTVQAVCREFGLHPAFQCCEHLNRALVIDEATLALYPHLEEVSVIPVPKAGGAMASYAFRHFEKAVAVETIQAHAGIDIGSTLIGMHVRRVAVPVRPPVKHIGHAYVTMAYARPKLIGGMRAVYTEEAAGRQYQGASPQSDC; this comes from the coding sequence ATGTCCGATTCCATTCTTGAAAGTGTGGCTGAAGGTGTAGAAGCGAATCTTCGTGCGTTGGTGCAAGCAGGAGGACTGAAGCCGGGGCAGCTGCTGGTTGTTGGCACGAGTACGAGTGAAGTCGTAGGGCAGCGCATCGGAACTTCCGGGACCTTGGATGTGGCACAGCCAATCTTCCAAACCGTACAGGCTGTATGCCGGGAATTTGGACTTCATCCTGCATTCCAATGCTGTGAACACTTGAACCGGGCTCTTGTTATTGATGAGGCAACACTTGCCTTGTACCCGCATTTGGAAGAAGTGTCGGTGATTCCGGTACCGAAGGCCGGTGGCGCTATGGCGTCCTATGCGTTTCGCCACTTTGAAAAAGCTGTTGCAGTAGAAACGATTCAAGCTCACGCGGGCATCGATATCGGCAGTACGTTGATCGGCATGCATGTACGCCGTGTAGCCGTGCCAGTCAGACCGCCCGTGAAGCACATTGGTCATGCCTATGTCACGATGGCTTATGCAAGACCTAAGCTGATCGGCGGCATGCGTGCGGTTTATACCGAGGAAGCGGCAGGACGGCAATATCAAGGAGCATCACCCCAATCGGATTGTTGA
- the rpiB gene encoding ribose 5-phosphate isomerase B, with protein MKIALGADHAGYRLKDVIIPFIESLGHQVIDYGCSCADSVDYPDYALEVCEKVVAGEADKGILICGTGIGMSIAANKVPGIRCALVHDLFSAKATREHNDTNVLALGERVIGPGVAEEIVKIWLETEFSQGVRHQNRINKVQKIEDRFTLHP; from the coding sequence ATGAAAATTGCATTAGGTGCGGATCATGCAGGGTATCGTTTGAAAGATGTTATCATTCCTTTTATTGAATCTTTGGGCCACCAGGTTATAGATTACGGCTGCAGCTGCGCAGATTCCGTGGATTATCCCGACTATGCGTTGGAAGTTTGCGAGAAGGTTGTTGCCGGTGAAGCGGATAAAGGTATTCTCATTTGCGGTACAGGAATCGGCATGTCGATCGCTGCGAACAAGGTTCCCGGCATCCGCTGTGCACTAGTTCACGATTTATTCTCAGCTAAAGCAACTCGTGAGCACAACGATACGAATGTACTCGCGCTTGGTGAGCGTGTAATCGGGCCTGGCGTTGCTGAAGAAATCGTAAAGATTTGGCTGGAAACGGAGTTCTCGCAAGGCGTTCGTCACCAAAATCGGATTAACAAGGTTCAGAAGATCGAAGACCGCTTTACTCTGCATCCCTAA
- the wecB gene encoding non-hydrolyzing UDP-N-acetylglucosamine 2-epimerase produces MKRLKIITIFGTRPEAIKMAPLVLELEKHPEHIESLVCVTAQHREILDQVLDLFKIKPDFDLNVMKDRQTLNEITIRVLQGLEPVFQETKPDLILVHGDTLTTFLGSYAAFLQQIQVGHVEAGLRTWNKMSPYPEEMNRQLTGVLSDLHFAPTDLSASSLRKENKPEDRIYITGNTVTDVFQYTVQKDFQHPILDWAQGRKLILMTAHRRESQGEPHRQIFRAVRRIADEFEDIAIVYPVHPSPAVKEPAHEILGDHPRIKLIDPLDVFELHNFYPHTHMILTDSGGIQEEAPSFGVPALVLRETTERPEGIDAGTLELVGTSEEKVYERTRALLTDANLYNKMSQAANPYGDGKASQRIVQAILHHFGRTSERPAPFQP; encoded by the coding sequence ATGAAGCGTTTGAAAATCATTACGATCTTTGGGACAAGACCTGAAGCTATTAAAATGGCTCCGCTCGTACTAGAGCTGGAGAAGCATCCTGAGCATATTGAATCGCTCGTATGCGTAACAGCACAGCATCGCGAAATCCTGGATCAGGTACTCGATCTGTTCAAGATTAAGCCGGATTTCGACTTGAATGTCATGAAGGACCGCCAGACGCTGAACGAAATCACCATCCGCGTGCTGCAAGGACTGGAGCCGGTCTTTCAGGAAACGAAGCCGGACCTGATTCTGGTCCATGGCGATACGTTGACGACATTCTTGGGCAGCTATGCGGCGTTTCTGCAGCAGATTCAAGTGGGCCACGTAGAAGCGGGCCTCAGGACTTGGAATAAGATGTCCCCGTATCCGGAAGAGATGAACCGCCAGTTGACGGGTGTACTCTCCGATCTGCATTTTGCCCCGACGGATCTATCGGCGAGCAGCCTGCGCAAAGAGAACAAACCGGAGGATCGCATCTACATTACAGGCAACACAGTAACGGATGTGTTCCAATATACGGTTCAGAAGGACTTCCAGCATCCGATTCTGGATTGGGCGCAAGGCCGCAAACTGATCCTAATGACAGCCCACCGCCGAGAGTCGCAAGGCGAACCGCATCGACAAATTTTCCGAGCTGTGCGCCGGATTGCCGATGAATTCGAGGATATCGCCATTGTGTATCCTGTTCACCCAAGCCCAGCCGTTAAAGAGCCGGCTCATGAGATTTTAGGCGATCATCCTAGAATTAAACTGATTGATCCGCTTGATGTGTTCGAGCTTCATAATTTTTATCCGCATACCCATATGATTTTGACCGATTCCGGCGGTATTCAAGAAGAGGCACCTTCATTCGGCGTGCCGGCACTAGTACTTCGTGAGACGACGGAGCGTCCTGAAGGCATTGATGCAGGCACTCTGGAGCTGGTGGGAACAAGCGAGGAGAAGGTATATGAACGTACACGGGCCTTGCTGACGGATGCAAATTTATACAATAAAATGAGTCAGGCAGCTAATCCTTACGGGGACGGAAAAGCCTCTCAGCGCATTGTTCAGGCGATCCTTCACCACTTCGGAAGAACGAGCGAACGCCCGGCCCCGTTCCAACCGTGA
- a CDS encoding manganese efflux pump MntP, whose protein sequence is MFATSMELGQLLTIIIMAIALGLDAFSLGIGIGMKGVRLLDILKISIVIGIFHVIMPLMGMFMGHYASSLLGNVATAAGGCLLILLGAHMVYSSLRGEDVSSFDHSTLWGLTLFALSVSIDSLSVGVSLGMFASDIVLTVLIFGAFGGLMSIAGLLLGRRVGNWVGEYGEAFGGLILLAFGIKFLL, encoded by the coding sequence ATGTTTGCAACATCAATGGAATTAGGACAACTGCTGACGATTATCATCATGGCCATCGCCTTGGGGCTGGATGCATTTTCACTGGGCATCGGCATTGGGATGAAAGGTGTGCGCCTGCTCGATATTCTCAAAATTAGCATCGTCATCGGCATTTTTCATGTCATTATGCCTTTAATGGGGATGTTCATGGGGCACTATGCGAGCTCGCTGCTCGGTAATGTAGCGACAGCTGCAGGAGGCTGTTTGCTTATTTTATTAGGCGCTCATATGGTATACAGCTCTTTGAGAGGAGAAGACGTCTCCTCATTCGATCACAGCACGTTATGGGGACTTACGCTTTTTGCACTGAGTGTGAGTATCGATTCCTTGTCCGTAGGTGTTTCCCTGGGGATGTTTGCTTCTGATATTGTTCTCACTGTACTCATATTCGGGGCGTTCGGAGGACTCATGTCCATCGCGGGACTTCTGCTCGGCAGACGGGTGGGCAATTGGGTTGGTGAATATGGAGAAGCCTTTGGCGGACTGATTCTTCTCGCGTTTGGGATCAAATTTCTGCTGTGA